A region of Pseudomonas saponiphila DNA encodes the following proteins:
- a CDS encoding retropepsin-like aspartic protease family protein, whose protein sequence is MSQQPGKSAGRVMLIMAWAAALFLATRFFADWEARQENPNTVVSSQQHEGYIEVTLVGNGQGHFVASGHINGQPVQFMLDTGATEVSIPSGLAERLGLEHGVPVTLSTANGRSTGYRTRIERLQLGDIVLQDVRALVAPGLDGDQVLLGMSALKKLEFTQRGGTMLLRQTTNQ, encoded by the coding sequence ATGAGTCAGCAACCGGGCAAGAGCGCCGGGCGGGTGATGCTGATCATGGCCTGGGCCGCGGCGCTGTTCCTGGCCACGCGGTTCTTCGCCGACTGGGAAGCGCGTCAGGAGAACCCCAACACTGTCGTCAGCTCGCAACAACATGAGGGTTACATCGAAGTGACGCTGGTCGGTAACGGCCAGGGGCATTTCGTCGCCAGCGGCCATATCAATGGGCAGCCGGTGCAATTCATGCTCGATACCGGGGCCACCGAAGTCTCGATTCCTTCCGGGCTGGCCGAGCGCCTGGGCCTGGAGCACGGGGTGCCGGTGACCCTGAGTACCGCCAACGGGCGCAGCACAGGCTATCGGACCCGCATCGAGCGTCTGCAACTGGGGGATATCGTCCTTCAGGACGTCCGGGCCCTGGTGGCCCCGGGGCTCGACGGCGACCAGGTTTTACTGGGCATGAGCGCTTTGAAGAAACTTGAATTTACTCAGCGCGGCGGCACCATGCTGCTGCGCCAGACCACGAACCAATGA
- a CDS encoding RsiV family protein, protein MSLVKIASVACIALTLGACQSLFQPSYNTPLETKREKSEQLKPGCSGADCPLVNLDTVHFPAEPQLDAIVEKRLLQMTSTSPDAALPPSLEAYREQFLRSAPDRHGMYLQSKVREQHDGLVIIELASYLDTGAANGTAGRGFVNYSRQQHRALNLADMLLPGQEEMFWKAARVAHNNWLISTHLDREAEFVKTWPFQKTPNVALTRNAVTLKYNLTTIAPSALGQVELQIPYDRLKGVLKPELFPGH, encoded by the coding sequence ATGTCGCTTGTCAAAATCGCCTCCGTGGCCTGTATCGCCCTGACCCTGGGCGCCTGCCAAAGCCTGTTTCAGCCAAGCTACAACACCCCGCTGGAAACCAAGCGCGAGAAGTCCGAGCAACTCAAGCCCGGCTGCAGCGGTGCCGACTGCCCGCTGGTCAACCTCGACACCGTGCACTTTCCCGCCGAGCCGCAGCTGGATGCCATCGTCGAAAAACGCCTGCTGCAAATGACCAGCACCAGCCCCGACGCAGCACTGCCGCCCAGCCTGGAAGCCTACCGCGAGCAGTTCCTGCGCAGCGCGCCGGACCGCCACGGCATGTACCTGCAATCCAAGGTACGCGAGCAGCATGACGGCCTGGTGATCATCGAGCTGGCCAGCTATCTGGACACCGGCGCCGCCAACGGCACTGCAGGCCGTGGCTTCGTCAACTATTCGCGCCAGCAGCACCGGGCGCTGAACCTGGCGGACATGCTGCTGCCTGGCCAGGAAGAGATGTTCTGGAAGGCCGCACGGGTCGCCCACAACAACTGGCTGATCAGCACCCACCTGGATCGCGAAGCCGAATTCGTGAAAACCTGGCCCTTCCAGAAAACCCCGAATGTGGCACTGACCCGCAACGCCGTGACGCTCAAGTACAACCTCACCACGATCGCGCCTTCGGCCCTGGGCCAAGTCGAGCTGCAGATTCCTTATGACCGCCTCAAGGGCGTGCTCAAGCCCGAGCTGTTTCCCGGGCACTGA
- a CDS encoding NUDIX domain-containing protein, with amino-acid sequence MTDFANSTPSAVEIIRRENCFQGFYRLDRLQLRHELFAGGMGREINREVLLRHDAVCVLPYDPQRDEVVLIEQFRIGAMGKAATPWLVELVAGLIDKDEQPEEVALREAQEEAGLDISALWPMIEYFPSPGGSTEFVHLFLGRCDSSAAGGLHGLEEEAEDIRVSVMAYEDAQQAMRDGRICNAASIIALQWLALNRAEVRGLWS; translated from the coding sequence ATGACTGACTTTGCCAACTCCACGCCGAGTGCCGTCGAGATCATCCGGCGCGAGAACTGCTTCCAGGGTTTCTACCGGCTCGACCGCCTGCAACTGCGTCATGAGTTGTTCGCCGGTGGCATGGGGCGGGAAATCAATCGTGAGGTTCTGCTGCGTCACGATGCGGTGTGCGTACTGCCGTACGATCCGCAGCGCGATGAGGTGGTGCTGATCGAACAGTTCCGCATCGGCGCCATGGGCAAGGCCGCCACGCCCTGGCTGGTGGAACTGGTGGCCGGGTTGATCGATAAGGACGAACAGCCGGAAGAAGTGGCGCTTCGTGAGGCCCAGGAGGAAGCTGGCCTGGATATCTCGGCGCTGTGGCCGATGATCGAGTATTTTCCATCGCCAGGGGGCAGCACCGAATTCGTTCATCTGTTCCTGGGGCGATGCGACAGCAGTGCTGCCGGCGGCTTGCACGGGCTGGAGGAAGAGGCGGAAGACATCCGGGTTTCGGTGATGGCTTATGAAGATGCGCAGCAGGCCATGCGCGATGGGCGCATATGCAATGCCGCCAGCATCATTGCCTTGCAGTGGCTGGCGCTCAATCGCGCTGAAGTGAGGGGGTTATGGTCGTAA
- a CDS encoding YqiA/YcfP family alpha/beta fold hydrolase — translation MSGSILYIHGFNSAPASTKASQLRRVMEQLGLGDHLRVPALHHHPRQAIGQLEQAIAELGRPLLVGSSLGGYYATHLAERYGLKALLINPAVSPHRMFDGYLGTQKNLYTDETWELTHDHVAALAALEVAPPQDPQRYQVWLQTGDETLDYRSAERYYRACALRIQAGGDHSFQGFTGQLPAILNFAGITADQYQAIDFTAL, via the coding sequence ATGTCCGGTTCGATCCTTTATATCCACGGCTTCAACAGTGCTCCCGCGTCGACCAAGGCCTCCCAGTTGCGGCGTGTCATGGAGCAGTTGGGGCTGGGCGATCACTTGCGCGTACCGGCCCTGCATCACCATCCACGCCAGGCCATTGGCCAGCTGGAACAGGCGATTGCCGAACTCGGTCGTCCATTGCTGGTCGGCAGCTCGCTCGGCGGCTACTATGCGACTCACCTTGCCGAGCGCTATGGCCTGAAAGCCCTGCTGATCAACCCTGCTGTCAGCCCGCACCGGATGTTCGACGGTTATCTGGGCACGCAGAAGAACCTATACACCGACGAAACCTGGGAACTGACCCACGACCACGTGGCGGCGCTGGCGGCGCTGGAAGTCGCGCCACCCCAGGACCCGCAGCGTTATCAGGTGTGGTTGCAGACCGGGGACGAGACGCTGGACTATCGCAGCGCCGAGCGTTACTACCGCGCCTGCGCCTTGCGCATCCAGGCCGGTGGCGATCATAGTTTCCAAGGTTTTACCGGACAATTGCCGGCGATATTGAATTTTGCCGGCATCACTGCCGATCAGTACCAGGCGATTGACTTCACCGCACTGTGA
- the cpdA gene encoding 3',5'-cyclic-AMP phosphodiesterase has product MPSVSALTADDSVLLVQLSDSHLFADTNGALLGMNTADSLQRVIDLVLAQQPRIDLMLATGDLSQDGTLESYQRFRQLTRQIPAPGRWLPGNHDEPQVMQLATRDSDLLEPVIDIGNWRITLLDSSVPGSVPGYLQDDQLQLLARALGEAPERHHLICLHHHPVSIDCAWMEPIGLRNAEALFAVLDRFPQVRALLWGHVHQEIDRLRGDVRLLASPSTCIQFEPGSDDFKVEEQVPGYRWLRLLPDGRLETGVQRVHGYAFRIDYGSNGY; this is encoded by the coding sequence GTGCCAAGCGTATCCGCACTGACTGCCGACGACTCGGTGCTGCTGGTGCAACTGTCCGATAGCCACCTGTTTGCCGACACCAACGGTGCGTTGCTGGGCATGAACACCGCCGACAGCCTACAACGGGTCATCGACCTGGTGCTGGCGCAGCAGCCGCGGATCGACCTGATGCTGGCCACCGGCGATCTGTCCCAGGACGGCACGCTGGAGTCCTATCAGCGCTTTCGTCAGTTGACCCGGCAGATTCCGGCACCAGGCCGCTGGTTGCCCGGTAATCATGACGAGCCGCAGGTCATGCAACTGGCGACGCGGGACAGCGATCTACTGGAGCCGGTCATCGATATCGGCAACTGGCGCATCACCCTGCTGGATTCGTCGGTGCCCGGTTCGGTGCCGGGCTATTTGCAGGACGACCAGTTGCAATTGCTGGCCCGCGCCCTGGGCGAGGCGCCTGAACGTCATCACCTGATTTGCCTGCACCACCATCCGGTGTCCATCGATTGCGCCTGGATGGAGCCCATCGGCCTGCGCAATGCAGAGGCGCTGTTCGCCGTGCTCGACCGCTTCCCCCAGGTTCGCGCCTTGCTCTGGGGGCATGTGCATCAGGAGATCGACCGCCTGCGTGGCGACGTGCGGCTGTTGGCCTCACCCTCCACCTGCATCCAGTTCGAACCCGGTAGCGACGATTTCAAGGTCGAAGAGCAGGTGCCCGGCTATCGCTGGCTGCGCCTGCTGCCCGATGGACGGCTGGAAACCGGTGTACAACGGGTCCACGGCTACGCATTTCGCATCGATTACGGCAGCAACGGCTACTGA
- the parC gene encoding DNA topoisomerase IV subunit A: MSDSLDLSLDGVERRSLADFTESAYLNYSMYVIMDRALPHIGDGLKPVQRRIVYAMSELGLDADSKHKKSARTVGDVLGKFHPHGDSACYEAMVLMAQPFSYRYTLVDGQGNWGAPDDPKSFAAMRYTEARLSRYSEVLLSELGQGTADWGPNFDGTLQEPLVLPARLPNILLNGTTGIAVGMATDVPPHNLREVASACVRLLDEPKATVEQLCEHIQGPDYPTEAEIITPRADLLKIYESGRGSVRMRAVYRIEDGDIIVTALPHQVSGAKVLEQIAAQMQAKKLPMVADLRDESDHENPCRIVIIPRSNRVDPDELMQHLFATTELESTYRVNINIIGLDGKPQLKNLRALLVEWLEFRVATVRRRLQFRLDKVERRLHLLDGLLIAYLNLDEVIHIIRTEEHPRAKLIERFALSEIQADYILDTRLRQLARLEEMKLRAEQDELLKEQAKLQALLNSETKLKKLVRTELLQDAETYGDDRRSPIVARAEAKALSENELMPTEPVTIVLSEKGWVRCAKGHDIDATGLSYKAGDGYKTAAAGRSNQFAVFIDSTGRSYSVAAHTLPSARGQGEPLTGRLTPPPGATFECVLLPDDEALYVIASDAGYGFVVKGEDLQAKNKAGKALLSLPNNAKVLAPRPVADREQNWLASVTTEGRLLVFKISDLPQLGKGKGNKIIGIPGERVASREEYVTDIAVLPDGATLVLQAGKRTLSLKADDLEHYKGERGRRGNKLPRGFQRVDALLVEPLS, from the coding sequence ATGAGCGACTCCCTTGATCTCAGCCTGGATGGCGTAGAACGCCGGTCACTGGCTGACTTCACCGAAAGTGCCTACCTCAACTACTCCATGTACGTGATCATGGACCGTGCTCTGCCGCACATCGGCGACGGCCTGAAACCGGTACAGCGGCGTATCGTCTACGCCATGAGTGAGCTGGGGCTGGATGCCGATTCCAAGCACAAGAAATCCGCGCGTACCGTGGGCGACGTGCTCGGCAAGTTCCACCCGCACGGCGACTCCGCCTGCTACGAAGCCATGGTGCTGATGGCCCAGCCGTTCAGCTACCGCTACACGCTGGTGGACGGTCAGGGCAACTGGGGCGCACCGGACGATCCCAAGTCCTTCGCGGCCATGCGTTACACCGAGGCGCGCCTGTCGCGCTATTCCGAAGTGCTGCTCAGCGAGCTGGGCCAGGGCACTGCGGATTGGGGACCGAACTTCGACGGCACCCTGCAGGAGCCGCTGGTATTGCCGGCGCGTTTGCCGAATATCCTGCTCAACGGCACCACCGGTATCGCCGTGGGCATGGCCACCGATGTGCCGCCGCACAACCTGCGGGAAGTGGCTTCGGCCTGCGTGCGCCTGCTGGATGAGCCCAAGGCCACGGTGGAACAGCTCTGCGAGCATATCCAGGGTCCGGACTACCCCACCGAAGCGGAGATCATCACGCCGCGCGCCGATCTGCTGAAGATCTACGAAAGCGGCCGCGGCTCGGTGCGCATGCGCGCCGTGTATCGGATCGAGGATGGCGACATCATTGTCACCGCGCTGCCGCATCAGGTGTCCGGGGCCAAGGTGCTGGAGCAGATCGCCGCGCAGATGCAGGCCAAGAAGCTGCCCATGGTGGCGGACCTGCGAGACGAGTCGGATCATGAGAACCCCTGCCGCATCGTGATCATCCCGCGCTCCAACCGGGTCGATCCCGATGAGCTGATGCAGCACCTGTTCGCCACCACCGAGCTGGAATCGACCTACCGGGTCAACATCAACATCATCGGTCTGGACGGCAAGCCACAGTTGAAGAACCTGCGGGCGCTGCTGGTGGAGTGGCTGGAGTTCCGGGTGGCCACCGTGCGTCGTCGCCTGCAGTTCCGCCTGGACAAGGTCGAACGTCGCCTGCACCTGTTGGACGGCTTGCTGATCGCCTACCTCAACCTGGATGAAGTGATCCACATCATCCGCACCGAGGAGCATCCACGGGCCAAGCTGATCGAGCGTTTTGCCCTCAGCGAAATCCAGGCCGACTACATCCTCGACACCCGTCTGCGGCAACTGGCGCGTCTGGAAGAGATGAAGCTGCGGGCCGAGCAGGACGAGTTGCTCAAGGAGCAGGCCAAGCTGCAAGCCCTGCTCAACAGCGAAACCAAGCTGAAGAAGCTGGTGCGCACCGAATTGCTGCAAGACGCGGAAACCTACGGCGACGATCGTCGTTCGCCGATCGTCGCTCGCGCGGAAGCCAAGGCCCTCTCGGAAAACGAGCTGATGCCCACCGAGCCGGTGACCATCGTTCTGTCGGAAAAAGGCTGGGTCCGTTGCGCCAAGGGGCATGATATTGACGCCACGGGTCTGTCTTACAAGGCCGGTGACGGCTACAAGACCGCCGCTGCCGGGCGCTCCAACCAGTTTGCGGTGTTTATCGATTCCACCGGCCGCAGTTACTCGGTGGCGGCCCACACGCTGCCATCGGCCCGTGGCCAGGGCGAGCCGCTGACCGGTCGCCTGACGCCGCCGCCAGGTGCGACCTTCGAATGCGTGCTGCTGCCGGATGACGAGGCTCTGTATGTGATTGCATCCGACGCGGGCTACGGTTTCGTGGTCAAGGGCGAGGATCTGCAGGCCAAGAACAAGGCGGGCAAGGCGCTGCTGAGTCTGCCGAACAACGCCAAGGTTCTGGCGCCGCGGCCAGTGGCCGATCGCGAGCAGAACTGGCTGGCCTCGGTGACCACCGAGGGGCGTCTGCTCGTGTTCAAGATCAGCGACCTGCCGCAGTTGGGCAAAGGCAAGGGCAACAAGATCATCGGCATTCCCGGTGAGCGGGTGGCCAGCCGTGAAGAGTACGTCACCGATATCGCGGTGTTGCCGGATGGCGCGACCCTGGTGTTGCAGGCGGGCAAGCGCACCTTGTCGCTGAAGGCCGACGACCTTGAGCACTACAAGGGCGAGCGCGGGCGCCGGGGCAACAAACTGCCGCGCGGATTCCAGCGGGTCGACGCGTTGTTGGTAGAGCCTCTCAGTTGA
- a CDS encoding esterase-like activity of phytase family protein, which yields MHRGFALALALLATSVAAAPAPELTLLSEHPVEGMRGGNLSGLALCGQELWTVSDRDDDQIYKLDTRDSVWQAEALKLEVPAVPDTDLPWGLKSRTWAASFVRGGDLDFEGISCDAAGNKYVVSEAHATVLKVPAQGAPAWLKISPIMVREARASGMLLHFNALFEGLAVNPAGDRIWLAAERERRGLLLIKRGQTTWDCDGGCVLLSEAGSEMQPPQVPNAKAVSRDFADLSLFDGKLFTLERNAYQICRRDAQSAKVELCWSFAAEALLEHRRYPQPYGLAEALVVDAKGAWIGLDNNNGARADGESRPIVWRFAAPEGGWSAKP from the coding sequence ATGCACAGAGGCTTTGCCCTGGCCCTAGCGCTATTGGCAACCTCGGTGGCGGCCGCGCCTGCGCCCGAACTGACCTTGCTGTCCGAGCATCCTGTGGAAGGCATGCGCGGTGGCAATCTGTCCGGGCTGGCGCTGTGCGGCCAGGAGTTGTGGACGGTTTCCGACCGCGACGACGATCAGATCTACAAGCTCGATACCCGCGACAGCGTCTGGCAGGCCGAGGCCCTCAAGCTGGAAGTGCCGGCGGTGCCGGACACTGACTTGCCCTGGGGCTTGAAGTCGCGGACCTGGGCCGCGTCTTTCGTGCGTGGCGGCGACCTGGATTTCGAAGGCATCTCCTGCGACGCCGCGGGCAACAAATATGTGGTCAGCGAAGCCCATGCCACGGTGCTCAAAGTACCGGCGCAGGGTGCTCCGGCCTGGTTGAAAATTTCGCCGATCATGGTCCGAGAAGCTCGGGCCAGCGGCATGCTCCTGCATTTCAACGCCTTGTTCGAAGGCCTGGCGGTGAACCCCGCCGGGGACCGGATCTGGCTGGCGGCAGAGCGTGAGCGGCGCGGGCTTTTGTTGATCAAGCGCGGGCAGACCACCTGGGACTGTGATGGCGGTTGCGTGCTGCTCAGCGAAGCCGGCTCGGAAATGCAGCCACCGCAGGTGCCCAACGCCAAGGCGGTGTCCCGGGACTTTGCCGACCTGTCGCTGTTCGACGGCAAGCTGTTCACACTGGAGCGCAATGCCTACCAGATCTGCCGTCGGGATGCGCAGAGCGCCAAGGTCGAGCTGTGCTGGTCCTTTGCTGCCGAGGCGCTGCTGGAACACCGGCGTTATCCACAGCCTTACGGTTTGGCGGAGGCTCTGGTGGTGGACGCCAAGGGTGCCTGGATCGGGCTGGACAACAACAACGGCGCTCGCGCCGATGGCGAGTCCCGTCCCATCGTCTGGCGCTTTGCCGCCCCTGAAGGCGGCTGGAGTGCCAAGCCATGA
- a CDS encoding DUF1249 domain-containing protein, translating to MVVNKVRDRYRVDLAGLQASCEANYARLMRLLPDMRNQPVARRIAVTQGEQMLGVLALEVVLACPYTTTLQVRQEHSLPWLPVPQLEVQVYHDARMAEVISAEHARRFRSIYPYPNAFMHQPDEKAQLNVFLGEWLSHCLACGHEFEAVR from the coding sequence ATGGTCGTAAACAAGGTGCGCGACCGCTATCGGGTGGATCTCGCGGGGCTGCAAGCTTCCTGCGAGGCCAACTACGCCCGACTGATGCGCCTGCTGCCTGACATGCGCAACCAGCCTGTGGCGCGGCGCATCGCCGTGACCCAGGGCGAGCAGATGCTCGGCGTACTGGCCCTGGAAGTGGTGCTGGCCTGCCCTTACACCACCACCTTGCAGGTGCGCCAGGAGCACAGCCTGCCCTGGCTGCCAGTGCCGCAACTGGAGGTGCAGGTGTATCACGACGCGCGCATGGCGGAAGTCATCAGTGCCGAGCATGCCCGGCGCTTTCGCAGCATCTATCCCTATCCGAATGCCTTCATGCACCAGCCGGACGAGAAGGCCCAGTTGAATGTATTTCTGGGTGAGTGGCTGAGCCATTGCCTGGCCTGTGGGCATGAGTTCGAAGCGGTGCGCTAG
- the parE gene encoding DNA topoisomerase IV subunit B: MATPSASSYNADAIEVLSGLDPVRKRPGMYTDTTRPNHLAQEVIDNSVDEALAGHAKSIQVILHADHSLEVSDDGRGMPVDIHPEEGVSGIELILTKLHAGGKFSNKNYQFSGGLHGVGISVVNALSNQVRVRVKRDGNEYQMTFADGYKASELEVVGTVGKRNTGTSVYFAPDPKYFDSPKFSVSRLKHVLKAKAVLCPGLLVSFEDKSSGEKVEWHYEDGLRSYLVDAVSEFERLPNEPFCGSLAGNKEAVDWALLWLPEGGDSVQESYVNLIPTAQGGTHVNGLRQGLLDAMREFCEFRNLLPRGLKLAPEDVWERIAFVLSMKMQDAQFSGQTKERLSSREAAAFVSGVVKDAFSLWLNANPELGMQLAELAISNAGRRLKASKKVERKRITQGPALPGKLADCAGQDPMRSELFLVEGDSAGGSAKQARDKEFQAILPLRGKILNTWEVDGSEVLASQEVHNIAVAIGVDPGAEDMSQLRYGKICILADADSDGLHIATLLCALFVQHFRPLVDAGHVYVAMPPLYRIDLGKEIFYALDEAERDGILDRLVAEKKRGKPQVTRFKGLGEMNPPQLRETTMDPNTRRLVQLTLDDVEATAEVMDMLLAKKRAGDRKSWLESKGNLAEVQA; the protein is encoded by the coding sequence ATGGCCACTCCCAGCGCTAGCTCTTATAACGCAGACGCCATCGAAGTCCTCTCGGGACTCGACCCGGTGCGCAAACGCCCGGGCATGTACACCGACACCACGCGGCCCAACCACCTGGCCCAGGAAGTCATCGACAACAGCGTCGACGAAGCCCTGGCCGGCCATGCGAAGTCGATACAGGTCATCCTGCACGCCGATCACTCCCTGGAAGTCTCCGACGACGGCCGCGGCATGCCCGTGGACATTCACCCGGAAGAGGGCGTCTCCGGGATCGAGCTGATCCTCACCAAGCTCCACGCCGGTGGCAAGTTCTCCAACAAGAACTACCAGTTCTCCGGCGGCCTGCACGGTGTGGGTATTTCCGTGGTCAACGCCCTGTCGAACCAGGTGCGGGTGCGGGTCAAGCGCGACGGCAACGAATACCAGATGACCTTCGCCGACGGCTACAAGGCCAGCGAGCTGGAAGTGGTCGGCACCGTCGGCAAGCGCAACACCGGCACCAGCGTGTACTTTGCCCCGGACCCGAAGTACTTCGATTCGCCGAAATTCTCCGTCAGCCGCCTCAAGCACGTGCTCAAGGCCAAGGCTGTGCTGTGCCCGGGGCTGCTGGTGAGCTTCGAGGACAAGTCCAGCGGCGAGAAGGTCGAGTGGCATTACGAAGATGGCCTGCGTTCCTACCTGGTGGACGCGGTCAGTGAATTCGAACGCCTGCCCAACGAGCCGTTCTGCGGCAGCCTGGCAGGCAACAAGGAAGCGGTGGACTGGGCCCTGCTGTGGCTGCCCGAAGGCGGCGACAGCGTTCAGGAAAGCTACGTCAACCTGATCCCCACGGCCCAGGGCGGTACCCACGTCAACGGCCTGCGCCAAGGCCTGCTGGATGCTATGCGCGAGTTCTGCGAATTCCGCAACCTGCTGCCCCGCGGCCTGAAGCTGGCTCCTGAAGACGTCTGGGAGCGCATTGCCTTCGTCCTGTCGATGAAGATGCAGGACGCGCAGTTTTCCGGCCAGACCAAGGAGCGGCTGTCGTCCCGCGAGGCGGCGGCATTCGTGTCCGGTGTGGTCAAGGACGCCTTCAGCCTGTGGCTCAACGCCAACCCCGAGCTGGGCATGCAACTGGCGGAACTGGCCATCAGCAACGCTGGCCGCCGCCTGAAGGCCAGCAAGAAGGTCGAGCGCAAGCGCATTACCCAGGGCCCGGCACTGCCCGGCAAGCTGGCTGACTGCGCCGGCCAGGACCCGATGCGTTCCGAACTGTTCCTGGTGGAAGGTGATTCCGCCGGCGGTTCGGCCAAGCAGGCGCGGGACAAGGAATTCCAGGCGATCCTGCCGTTGCGTGGCAAGATCCTCAACACCTGGGAAGTGGACGGCAGCGAAGTGCTGGCCAGCCAGGAAGTGCACAACATCGCCGTGGCCATCGGAGTCGATCCGGGCGCCGAGGACATGAGCCAACTGCGCTACGGCAAGATCTGCATCCTTGCCGACGCCGACTCCGACGGTCTGCACATCGCTACGTTGCTGTGTGCCCTGTTCGTCCAGCATTTCCGTCCGCTGGTGGATGCCGGCCACGTCTATGTAGCCATGCCGCCGCTGTATCGCATCGACCTGGGCAAGGAGATTTTCTACGCCCTGGACGAGGCCGAGCGCGACGGCATTCTCGATCGCCTGGTGGCCGAGAAGAAGCGTGGCAAGCCTCAGGTCACCCGATTCAAGGGGCTGGGTGAAATGAACCCGCCGCAACTGCGTGAAACCACCATGGACCCGAACACCCGGCGCCTGGTGCAGTTGACCCTGGACGACGTTGAAGCCACCGCAGAAGTCATGGACATGCTGCTGGCGAAGAAACGCGCCGGTGATCGCAAGTCCTGGCTGGAGTCCAAGGGCAACCTGGCCGAGGTGCAGGCCTGA
- the cytX gene encoding putative hydroxymethylpyrimidine transporter CytX encodes MSSPSTYSPNLAVPADKRVFGARDLFSLWFSLGIGLMVLQTGALLAPGLGLAHALLAIFLGTAVGVLLLAAVGVIGSDTGLSSMAALKLSLGHRGASLPALLNLLQLVGWGSFEIIVMRDAASLLGTRAFSEGSLLANPLLWTLFFGALATLLAVSGPLTFVRRILRKWGIWLLLAACLWLTWNLFARADLAALRAQAGDGSMPFAAGFDIAIAMPLSWLPLIADYSRFGKRAKSVFGGTALGFFIGNFWLMSLGVAYTLAFAPSGEVNALLLALAGAGLGIPLLLILLDESENAFADIHSAAVSSGILLRLKVEHLALAIGVLCTLIACLAPLAQYQNFLLLIGSVFAPLFGVVLVDHFILRRRCGHDSLSAWRWTALLAWLGGVSTYHLLANLYPDVGATLPSLLLAGLLQWLLGRAFSARETARA; translated from the coding sequence TTGAGCAGTCCAAGTACCTACTCTCCCAATCTTGCGGTGCCGGCCGACAAGCGCGTGTTTGGCGCCCGCGATCTGTTTTCCCTGTGGTTCTCCCTCGGCATCGGTTTGATGGTGCTGCAGACCGGTGCGCTGTTGGCGCCGGGCCTGGGGCTGGCTCATGCGTTGCTGGCGATCTTTCTTGGCACCGCGGTGGGCGTTCTGTTGCTGGCGGCGGTGGGGGTGATCGGCAGCGACACCGGCCTGTCTTCGATGGCTGCGCTCAAGCTCAGCCTGGGCCACCGTGGCGCCAGTCTGCCGGCGTTGCTCAACCTGCTGCAGTTGGTGGGCTGGGGCTCGTTCGAGATCATCGTCATGCGCGATGCCGCCAGCCTCCTGGGCACCCGGGCCTTCAGTGAAGGCAGCCTGCTGGCCAACCCGTTGCTCTGGACCCTGTTTTTCGGTGCCCTGGCGACCTTGCTGGCGGTCAGCGGCCCCTTGACCTTTGTCCGCCGGATCCTGCGCAAGTGGGGCATCTGGCTGTTGCTCGCGGCGTGCCTGTGGCTGACCTGGAACCTGTTTGCCCGGGCCGACCTGGCGGCGCTCCGGGCTCAGGCCGGGGATGGTTCGATGCCGTTTGCCGCAGGCTTCGACATCGCCATTGCCATGCCCCTGTCCTGGCTGCCACTGATCGCCGACTACTCGCGTTTCGGCAAGCGCGCCAAGAGCGTGTTCGGCGGCACGGCCCTGGGCTTTTTCATTGGCAATTTCTGGTTGATGAGCCTGGGCGTCGCCTACACCCTGGCGTTCGCTCCCAGTGGTGAAGTCAATGCCTTGCTGCTGGCGCTGGCCGGGGCCGGGCTGGGGATTCCGCTGCTGCTGATCCTGCTGGACGAGTCGGAGAACGCCTTTGCCGACATTCATTCGGCGGCGGTTTCCAGTGGCATTCTGCTGCGCCTCAAGGTCGAGCACCTGGCCCTGGCCATCGGCGTGCTCTGCACCCTGATCGCCTGCCTGGCGCCGCTGGCCCAGTACCAGAACTTCCTGTTGTTGATCGGCTCGGTGTTCGCGCCCCTGTTTGGCGTGGTGCTGGTGGATCACTTCATCCTGCGTCGACGCTGCGGGCATGATTCGCTGTCAGCCTGGCGCTGGACCGCGCTGCTGGCCTGGCTGGGCGGGGTGAGCACCTATCACCTGCTGGCCAACCTGTATCCGGATGTCGGAGCTACCCTGCCGTCGCTGCTGCTGGCAGGGCTGTTGCAGTGGCTACTGGGCCGGGCGTTCAGTGCCCGGGAAACAGCTCGGGCTTGA